Proteins from a single region of Verrucosispora sp. NA02020:
- a CDS encoding exodeoxyribonuclease III: protein MRLATWNVNSVKARLPRLLDWLAGTGPDVVCLQETKCPDGAFPVAEVGELGYTVASHSDGRWNGVAVLSRVGLADVTVGFPGEPGFPDPEARAVAATCDGLRVWSVYVPNGRATDDPHYAYKLAWLAALRDALDAELTGGPALAVCGDFNVAPTDEDVWDPALFATSTHVTPAERAALAALRDLGLTDVVPTPMKGPHPYTYWDYRAGMFYQNKGMRIDLVYASAPVARAVRSAYVDREARKGKGPSDHAPIVVDVDLVPTVESF, encoded by the coding sequence ATGCGCCTGGCGACCTGGAACGTCAACTCGGTGAAGGCCCGCCTGCCCCGACTGCTGGACTGGCTGGCCGGCACCGGGCCGGACGTGGTCTGCCTTCAGGAGACCAAGTGCCCCGACGGCGCGTTCCCCGTCGCCGAGGTGGGCGAACTCGGTTACACCGTGGCCAGCCACAGCGACGGACGGTGGAACGGCGTGGCCGTGCTGTCCCGGGTCGGGCTGGCCGACGTCACGGTCGGGTTCCCCGGCGAACCGGGGTTCCCCGACCCGGAGGCCCGCGCCGTCGCCGCCACCTGCGACGGGCTGCGGGTCTGGTCGGTGTACGTGCCGAACGGCCGCGCCACCGACGATCCGCACTACGCGTACAAGCTGGCCTGGCTGGCGGCGCTGCGGGACGCGCTGGACGCGGAACTCACCGGCGGGCCGGCGCTGGCGGTCTGCGGCGACTTCAACGTGGCCCCGACCGACGAGGACGTGTGGGACCCGGCCCTGTTCGCGACCTCCACCCACGTCACGCCCGCCGAGCGGGCCGCGCTGGCGGCGCTGCGGGACCTCGGTCTCACCGACGTCGTGCCGACCCCGATGAAGGGGCCGCACCCGTACACCTACTGGGACTACCGGGCCGGGATGTTCTACCAGAACAAGGGCATGCGAATCGACCTGGTGTACGCCTCGGCGCCGGTGGCCCGTGCGGTCCGCTCCGCGTACGTGGACCGGGAGGCCCGCAAGGGCAAGGGTCCCTCCGACCACGCGCCGATCGTGGTCGACGTCGACCTCGTCCCGACGGTCGAGTCCTTCTGA